GTTAGGCTGTCATAATGAATCAGATAATTCAGTCTTTCTTCTAACTGCTGCACTGACGCCATTAATCGCATCTGCTGCGTCTTATATTGGTGCTGCACCGCAACTTGTTTTTCCAGACGAGTTGCCACCACTCCCAACAGTTCACTGCGTCGAAAAGGCTTGGTGAGATAATCGTCTGCCCCTAAATTCATCCCTTGACGTATATCCGTTCTATCGGCCCTTGCCGTAAGAAAAATGAAGGGAATGGCTGCTGTAGCTGAGTCTGTTCTGAGTTCATTCAAAACACCGTATCCATCCAGTTCTGGCATCATGATGTCGCACAGAATTAAATCGGGGAGGTGTTCTTTGGCCAACCGCACGCCGATCTTCCCGTTCTCTGCACCGATGGCATTAAACTCTCCGCCGGCCTCAAGGATTTCCAGAATGTTAGCGCGGACGAGAGCCTCGTCTTCAATAACCAAAATTTTTCGCATCAGACCTTTAGCGTGCAAAGACTGCGGGAGATTTGAAAACAGCATAAAGACTTATCCGCCATATTGAGAGATGCAACCTAACAGGTGTTAATCTTTTCACCAAATGCCTTCAGCAATTGGTGCTCGGTTGTCTAACAACCAAAATTAATTTTCTAACAGATTTTATGCAGAAATTGTATTTTTCATGTCTTAAAGATCCTTTAGTTTTTTTAACAAAAAGTTTATCCGTTATTAAACATACGAGCGGGTAAGTTTGATCGACAAAGAGTGATCCGCTGCCCAAAATGCTGATTTTTTTGGGGTACATAGCTTTCAGCTATCGAAATTGCCTCCAACCGGCAACATCCAAAATTGAGAGAAAAGCTGTCAAGACAATCGTTCTGGATATAGCTTAAGCCAACTCTGGGAAAACAGGTATCCCCACCCCTTAAGTAAAAATCCCACCCGCGCTCAAACTTTTGCACTTCAACCAAGCTCATATTTTAGTTCCTGGTTTTTTGATTAAGCAGATTGAATTGACGCAGAAGGCGGATATTATCTGGCGTCAGCAGACTTTGTAGCTCAGAAACCTGATTCAGTAAAGCAATTTCGCGTTCAAATTCTTCTTGCAAAATCTCTAAATAGCGATCTCTGTGGCCTCCGGGTGGGGGATTTTTCAGCAGCCGAATTGCCATGTTGATGTTAGAGAGGGGATCGCACAGCTCAGAAATCAGCTTCTTTAAAAGTTCCTCTTGGGTGTCACTCATGTGCTGAAGTTCCTGCATTTTTTGGTTGAGTGCTTCAGCACGTTGGCGTTCTGCCGTATATTGCTGCATCAGTGCTGCGTGTTTGGCAAGCCGCGAAGAAATGGCTTCTAGCAACTCTTTGCGCCGAAAAGGTTTCGTGAGATAGTCGTCTGCGCCTAAGTTCATTCCTTGGCGCAGTTCTGTTTTATCCGCCTTGGCGGTGAGAAAAATAAAAGGAATGGCTGCGGTAGCCGGCTCGGATCTCAGGAGTGTCAGCACCCCATAACCGTCCAAGAGCGGCATCATGATGTCGCACAGAACCAAATCCGGGGGATTTTCCTTGGCCAACTGCACGCCAAGCTCACCATTATCCGCACCGATAGAGTTAAATCCTCCCGATGTGAGAATCTCTAGGATATTGGTTAAAACTGGTTTCTCGTCCTCAATCACTAGAATCTTCTTCATCAAAGTTGCTCCGGTTGGTTAATGGCAGTGCGACTGTAAAGGTAGTTCCCATACCAACTTCACTTTTCACTGTAATATAGCCGCTGTGCATATCCACTGCTCTTTTTACAATAGCTAAACCGAGGCCGGTTCCTGGGATATCTCCAACATTTTTAGCGCGGTGGAACGCTTCAAAGAGTCGCTGTTGGTCTTCTGGCGGAATCCCAATCCCGTTGTCTTGGATTTGGAACATTGCTTCTGTCTGCTGACAAGCGAGTTTAAATTTGATTTGCCCTCTTTCGGGGGAGTATTTCAGCGCGTTTGACAGCAGATTGCTGAGAATTTGCCGCAGCAGTTTTTCATCTGCCCAGACTTCAGTAAATTTACGGTAGACAGATTCTATGCTATGCGAAACTTTTGGTTTGATTTGAATAAATTCAATGATGTGGGACTTATCGGCACCGATTTGGAACTCTTCAATTAAATCGCAGCAGAAGGTAGGCAGATCGACCCAAGTGGGGTGGAAAGGCAATTTACCGGCATCATTTCTCCCAATAACTAAGACATCATTTAATAACTGAGTCATATTAACCGCAGCCGTTTGAATCCGTCCCAAATGTTCAAGTTTTTTCTCGGTTTTCTCAACGGGCCATTCTTCACAATAATATTCAAGTAAATCTGCTGAAGACAAGATAGTGGACAGGGGTGTGCGAAATTCATGAGAAACCATTGTCACAAACCGAGAGCGCAATTCACTAAGTTCTTTCTCTTTCGCCAGCGCTTTATGAAGTTCTTCTTCTACCTGTTTGCGACCTGTAATATCCTTAGCCACACGGCACAAACGGTAAACTTCACCGGCTGCATTGCGAACGGGAAAGCTGCGATCCCAAATCCAGCGGATAGATCCGTCAGGTCGAATGATGCGGTACTCCTGATTTAAGACGATCTCGCTCGATTGAAATTGCTGAGGTTTAGCCAGAGAACCGGCCAGTGCCGGCAGCAATTGCTCCCGATCTTCTAAATGTACGGCATCTAGCCAGGAGCGGGGTGAGGCATAAACCTGCTCACAAGATCGGCCCCAAATTTGTTCATACATTGGACTAACGTAGAGCATCTGGCCGAAGTCTGGAGTGACAATCCAAAAGACTTCATCAACATTTTCTGCTAACTGGCGGAAAAACACTTCTGATTCACGGAGCGCCGCCTCTACCTGCTTGCGCTCGGTGATGTCTTGGATCTGGGAGACATAATAAAGCGGCTGACCTTCAGGATTATACATCAGAGACTTTGTCACCTGCGCCCAAACTGTGTGGCCATCTTTATGAATGTAGCGCTTTTCGAGCTGCTGGCAGTGAACTTTGCCGGTTTCAAAGTTGCGGTAAGCCTCTAAGCAGATCGGCAAGTCTGCTGGATGGGTAATCGTTTGGGAAGTCGTTGCCGTTAATTCTAATTCTGAATAACCTAGGATCTGGCACAAGGCGCGGTTAACCTGCAAGTAACCGCCATCGAGTCCCTCAAGTGCCATGCCGGTGGCCACATCCTCAAAGGCACGCCGGAAGCGTTCCTCACTTTCCCGTAGCGCCGCCTCGGTTTGCTTGCGTTCTGTAATGTCGTTGAGGGTGCCGGTGATGCCGGTGAGTTCGCCAGAATCGTCGGTGCTCAGACGGGCGAACACTTCCAGCCAGCTGTAGCCGCCCGCCGCTTCACTTCCCCCACCTGGGGGAGAACCGCTGTGTAAAGTTTTATGATGTTTGGTGAGGTAGCGAATTTCTTGCCGGCAGTAATCTTTTTCGCCGTTAATTAGCTGTTGAAATAGCTCGATCTGGCACGGCTGATCGTCGGGATGGACGAACTCAAGAAAAAACTTTCCTAAGCTTTCCTCAACACTAAAGCCGGTGATTTCATACCAAGCAGGATTGAGAAATGTCCACGATCCCGCTGTGTCTGTTTGGAAAATAACTTCTTTGAGACTATTAACAACTGAGCGATACTTTTGCTGGCTTTTTTGCGCTTCTGCCTCTGCCTGAGTCCGCTGTCCAATTTCTTGATGCAATTGTTCGATCACCACACGCAATTCTGTGGTCTGCACCTCAACTTTGATGCCTAAAATTTCATTGGCTTTTTGCAACGCTTCTTCTGCCTGCCGGCGTTCCGTGATGTCGCGCACGACTTTCGCAAAACCCCGCAGTTTCCCCGCTTCATCTCGCAAGGCACTGAGCGCCACACTCGCCCAAAACCGCGACCCATTTTTGCAAATTCTCCAGCCTTCGCCTTCAAACCGGCCTGTAGCGGCGCAAGTTTTTAGCTGCTGATTCGGTTTGTCTAACTGCTGGTCTTCGAGTGGGTAAAAGCAAGAAAAATGCCTGCCGATGATCTCCTGGGCCTGATAGCCTTTGATCCGCTGTGCGCCGGCATTCCAACTGATCACATATCCTTGGGGATCTAGCAGATAAATTGCATAATCTTTCACTCCCTCCACCAGCAGGCGAAATCGCTCTTCACTTGCTTGTAGAGCTTCCTCCATTTGTTTGCGTTCGGTTATATCCTCATAAGTGCCCAAAATGCCAATTACCGTTCCTGAAGCGTCATGGAGGGGCACTTTATTCGTGTCTAGCCAAGCTTGCCTGCCATCGGCTTCTAGTTGGGTTTCAATCATGTGATACTGCGGGGTGTCTGTCTCCATTACTTGCCGGTCACACGCGCGGAAAAAGTCGGCTTCTTCTTTTCTCCAAGCTAAGTCGTAATCTGTTTTACCGACAATGTTTTCCACAGAATCCAGCCCAGCATCTTGGGCAAACAGACGGTTGGCACCCAAGTAAACAGAATTTCTATCTTTCCAGAAGATCGCTTGCGGAATATTATCAATGATCAAGTGCAACATCTGCCGAGACGAACGCAGATCAAGCTCAGTCTGCTTGCGTTCGGTAATGTCTTCAGCAATCCCCAACAGCAGATGGGGGCGGCCATCGGCTGTGCGGGCAAAAACCGTATCCTGGCTGTAAAACCAGCGCCACTCTCCGCCGGCGTGTCGCAGCCGGTACTCGCCTTCTACAATTTCCCCCTCTTTGGCTTTGGCAAATTTTTCGGAGTTTAGCTGTATTTTTGCCCAATCTTCAGTGTGCATAACTTCGGAAAGAAATGTCGTGCCCATTGCTTGGATTTGTGCCGATGTGTAGCCCAGGTTTGCAAACATCGCGCGGTTGCAATAGACGTTTCGCTTCTCAATGAGATCGTAGAGATAGATAATACTGGGCGTGGCTTCGGCAATGCGTTCGAGAAGACGTTTTTTCTCGCGCAGCGCTGCTTCGGCTTGCACTTGTGCGGTAATATCTTCTCCGACTGCTTGGAATTCAACCGGCTGCCCTTCTGGGTTAAAAATAGTGCGAATTGTCCACCGTTGATAGCGAGTGTTTCCGTTCGGCTCGCTTGCCAAAAACTCTAGTGTTTTGTGGGGGTTTTCTTTGCTTATAAATCCGAGGTTTTGTTGGAGTTTAACTCGTTCTGGTTCTGGAAAAAGAGAGAAAAATTTCTCACCGAGCAGTTGTTCTGGCGTTTTGCCAAAATAATCGTAACAGGCATGGTTAACAAAGGTGAGAGTGCCGTTTATCAAAAACCGGCAGATTGTTGCGCTTTGGGCATCAAGAATGGCGCGGTAGTATTGTTCGTTTGCGTTTTCTGTAGTGGCTTTTACGGGTTCTGCTTGCTTGGGGGCTGTAATCTCGCGCTCATAAACGATTAAAGCGTTTAGCTCTACGCCATCCCAGACTTGCTCAATGCGATTTTCAAAATAAAGATTGCTGCTTTTGTCTTCAAAGTCTAGGGGTAAAAGGGTGCAAATCGCTTCGTCAAATTTTATTTTTCTTGTGCCGGCAATGTCACTTGGCAACAGATCGTAAAGGGCTAATCCAATGAGTTCACCGGGGAGTTTTCCGAGTCTTTGAGCTGCTGTTCCATTCAGTGCTCTGATCGTGCCGGTGGGATCAACTATGATAGCTGAGCCGGTTGCAGCATTTAGAAGCGCTTGGATTAGGGCTTTTTCTTGGATGAATTTTGTTTCTATCTCCCAGTTTTCTCTCATTTTTTGCTGCATCTGATCATCTCCCTGAGTGAAAGATTACCAAGTCCTTTAGAATTTTATTCTTTTTGTTTTTAAAAATTTCTCTTTAGAGTAATTTCATCCAAGACTTCGTTGCGTTGAATACAATTTTTTATAAGTAAAAATAAAGTGATTGACATTTATTTAAAATAATTGCTTAATCATAGATTTAAAAAATACTTTTTGTATAAACAACAAATGTACACAGATAAACACAGATGGGTTGAAAAAAGTTGGGACCTTTGTTAGAGGTTTAATCGTGACAACAATATTTAAGTTAAGGTGTCAGCTAAGGATTACACGAAATTGAAAACTGCCATACATCATTCTCAGTGTTTCTCACAATTTTCTAGCTAGGCGAATATTTGCTTTTTTCTTGATCTGTCCCTTTTGTCAATTATCACCTTTCGTTTTTCACTTTTCAAGCCTAAAAAAGCCTTGGCGTCAATTTGATGCCGGTTTTGGCTGTGCCGGCAGATTCGGATGCAAGGACTAAGTATGAGCGTTGAAATAAGGAAATGTAATAACCAACACTTTTTTAAGTAATGTAGGCCGGTTTATGCGAAACTTAAGCTCCCTCTCAATAGCTACCTCTCAATTTTAGACCAGTTTATTGTTAATTGGTTGCCAGTGTTCCCTCAACAGAACTTCTGCAAGCTCTCGATTCTTCAAAAGAAAGCCAGACAATCTTTTTGTGATAGCCCTGCCAAACTAAACCTTTATGCTCAACAGACAGTGATGGAACCATGCAAAATGTTTTGGGTGCTGGTGTTATGTCAAGTTTGCTTGAAAATCGATTTCCCACTCTTTTAAAAAGGGAATACATAAATACTTTTTAACACAATTTAATATAAAAAATATATAATAGCTTTAATAGTTTGTCATGTTTTCAACAGAAAAATGCCCGTATACGAAGCTTTTTGTGATAATTATTAACTAACTATAGAGTATTTATATAGAAAAAATCTTAGAAAGATTGTAAATAAATTATAATAACTTAAAGAGTTAATAACTAAATTTCTAATTTTTAATTAACAAATAATAACTTTTAAATAATCGGAAAAATATTAAACATCATTATTGAATGAAATTGCACATTTGTGCCGGCAACGGTTTAGTTCCAGGTGCGGCACCTTCTCATCTTCTAATTTTTGCTGCAAAAAAACTGGTAGGCAAAAGAAACGGGTTAAGTAGTCGGGGCTTTCCTTTGCCTTGCCAACCTTAATTTTTACCGGCTGCTACAAGGTTTCCACCGGCACGTTAGCGCGAATCGGAATTTCTACCCAAAACTCAGCTCCCTGATTGGGTTTCGAGACGCACTTCAAAATGCCTCCATGTTTTTCAACAATAATTTGGTAAGAAATCGATAGTCCTAAGCCAGTGCCGGCACCCACAGGTTTGGTCGTA
Above is a genomic segment from Microcoleus sp. FACHB-68 containing:
- a CDS encoding response regulator; translated protein: MKKILVIEDEKPVLTNILEILTSGGFNSIGADNGELGVQLAKENPPDLVLCDIMMPLLDGYGVLTLLRSEPATAAIPFIFLTAKADKTELRQGMNLGADDYLTKPFRRKELLEAISSRLAKHAALMQQYTAERQRAEALNQKMQELQHMSDTQEELLKKLISELCDPLSNINMAIRLLKNPPPGGHRDRYLEILQEEFEREIALLNQVSELQSLLTPDNIRLLRQFNLLNQKTRN
- a CDS encoding PAS domain S-box protein, yielding MQQKMRENWEIETKFIQEKALIQALLNAATGSAIIVDPTGTIRALNGTAAQRLGKLPGELIGLALYDLLPSDIAGTRKIKFDEAICTLLPLDFEDKSSNLYFENRIEQVWDGVELNALIVYEREITAPKQAEPVKATTENANEQYYRAILDAQSATICRFLINGTLTFVNHACYDYFGKTPEQLLGEKFFSLFPEPERVKLQQNLGFISKENPHKTLEFLASEPNGNTRYQRWTIRTIFNPEGQPVEFQAVGEDITAQVQAEAALREKKRLLERIAEATPSIIYLYDLIEKRNVYCNRAMFANLGYTSAQIQAMGTTFLSEVMHTEDWAKIQLNSEKFAKAKEGEIVEGEYRLRHAGGEWRWFYSQDTVFARTADGRPHLLLGIAEDITERKQTELDLRSSRQMLHLIIDNIPQAIFWKDRNSVYLGANRLFAQDAGLDSVENIVGKTDYDLAWRKEEADFFRACDRQVMETDTPQYHMIETQLEADGRQAWLDTNKVPLHDASGTVIGILGTYEDITERKQMEEALQASEERFRLLVEGVKDYAIYLLDPQGYVISWNAGAQRIKGYQAQEIIGRHFSCFYPLEDQQLDKPNQQLKTCAATGRFEGEGWRICKNGSRFWASVALSALRDEAGKLRGFAKVVRDITERRQAEEALQKANEILGIKVEVQTTELRVVIEQLHQEIGQRTQAEAEAQKSQQKYRSVVNSLKEVIFQTDTAGSWTFLNPAWYEITGFSVEESLGKFFLEFVHPDDQPCQIELFQQLINGEKDYCRQEIRYLTKHHKTLHSGSPPGGGSEAAGGYSWLEVFARLSTDDSGELTGITGTLNDITERKQTEAALRESEERFRRAFEDVATGMALEGLDGGYLQVNRALCQILGYSELELTATTSQTITHPADLPICLEAYRNFETGKVHCQQLEKRYIHKDGHTVWAQVTKSLMYNPEGQPLYYVSQIQDITERKQVEAALRESEVFFRQLAENVDEVFWIVTPDFGQMLYVSPMYEQIWGRSCEQVYASPRSWLDAVHLEDREQLLPALAGSLAKPQQFQSSEIVLNQEYRIIRPDGSIRWIWDRSFPVRNAAGEVYRLCRVAKDITGRKQVEEELHKALAKEKELSELRSRFVTMVSHEFRTPLSTILSSADLLEYYCEEWPVEKTEKKLEHLGRIQTAAVNMTQLLNDVLVIGRNDAGKLPFHPTWVDLPTFCCDLIEEFQIGADKSHIIEFIQIKPKVSHSIESVYRKFTEVWADEKLLRQILSNLLSNALKYSPERGQIKFKLACQQTEAMFQIQDNGIGIPPEDQQRLFEAFHRAKNVGDIPGTGLGLAIVKRAVDMHSGYITVKSEVGMGTTFTVALPLTNRSNFDEEDSSD